One window of the Phycisphaerae bacterium genome contains the following:
- a CDS encoding SDR family oxidoreductase, translating to MNIKGKTAIITGATGKLAEAMVLALAEAGANCVCIYHKNSAQAKKLERKIKSITGNVIARSPDEIETMKQSQLSLKKRDCFAPKGLAVTNSIFIQADLTKPKNIIKVFAHLKKFSTPQILINAAAVFEKKTIKDISSKYIRQTFDINFTASMIMSQKFVEIVRSGKKIKSRGKLVGKIINITDVIVQRPPAGFSIYSASKAALVAATKSLAKELAPDFTVNAVSPGIINWQKGTSAKLKKKILARILAGRTGSPQEIIQAVKFLIENDYITGQIINIDGGATV from the coding sequence ATGAATATTAAAGGCAAAACTGCGATAATCACAGGTGCTACCGGCAAGCTTGCCGAGGCGATGGTTCTGGCCCTTGCCGAGGCCGGAGCAAACTGCGTCTGCATTTATCATAAAAACTCCGCACAGGCAAAAAAACTTGAGCGAAAGATTAAAAGTATCACTGGAAATGTCATTGCGAGGAGTCCCGATGAAATCGAGACGATGAAGCAATCTCAATTATCGCTTAAAAAACGAGACTGCTTCGCCCCAAAGGGGCTCGCAGTGACAAATAGCATTTTTATTCAGGCAGACCTCACAAAGCCGAAAAATATCATAAAAGTTTTTGCTCATCTCAAAAAATTCTCAACCCCGCAGATATTAATCAATGCCGCCGCGGTTTTTGAAAAAAAAACTATAAAAGATATCTCAAGTAAATATATCAGGCAAACATTCGATATTAATTTTACCGCTTCGATGATAATGTCTCAGAAATTTGTCGAAATCGTCCGTAGTGGGAAGAAAATAAAAAGCAGGGGGAAACTCGTCGGCAAGATAATAAACATTACTGATGTTATTGTCCAAAGGCCGCCTGCCGGTTTTAGCATTTATTCCGCTTCGAAGGCGGCCCTGGTTGCCGCGACAAAATCGCTCGCCAAAGAGCTTGCACCCGATTTTACGGTAAATGCCGTTTCGCCGGGCATTATAAACTGGCAGAAAGGCACTTCCGCGAAATTGAAGAAAAAAATACTCGCCCGCATTCTGGCAGGACGTACCGGCTCGCCACAGGAAATCATACAAGCGGTAAAGTTTTTAATCGAAAACGATTATATCACGGGGCAAATAATTAATATCGACGGAGGCGCAACCGTATGA
- a CDS encoding pyridoxine 5'-phosphate synthase, translating into MTHLSVNLNKIALVRNSRALGIPSVTKAAKTCIAAGAYGITVHPRPDERHIRYSDVCELKPIVSKVEFNIEGNPLEGRYMEIMALIKPTQATLVPDVIGAVTSDHGWDLNEENIKKLSPVINKLSELGIRISLFVDPVIEMVEKAKQIGADRIELYTEPFASAFAEKKNLRELTAKYAAAAKKAAEIGLGINAGHDLNLDNLAFFCENVKPVMEVSIGHALISDAIDMGLANAVKEYCRILEKSG; encoded by the coding sequence ATGACACATTTAAGCGTAAATCTGAATAAAATCGCCCTTGTTCGCAACTCACGAGCGCTTGGCATACCGAGCGTTACGAAGGCGGCAAAGACCTGCATCGCGGCCGGTGCCTATGGAATAACAGTCCATCCGCGGCCGGACGAGAGGCATATAAGATACTCCGATGTTTGTGAATTGAAACCAATCGTAAGCAAGGTTGAATTCAATATCGAAGGTAATCCACTCGAAGGCAGATATATGGAAATAATGGCTCTAATCAAGCCGACGCAGGCGACACTTGTGCCGGATGTAATCGGCGCGGTAACGAGCGACCACGGCTGGGACTTGAATGAAGAAAATATAAAGAAACTATCGCCTGTTATAAATAAGCTTAGCGAACTTGGCATCAGGATAAGTCTTTTCGTTGACCCTGTGATTGAAATGGTAGAAAAGGCAAAGCAAATCGGGGCCGACAGAATTGAGCTTTATACCGAGCCGTTTGCCAGTGCCTTTGCGGAGAAAAAAAATCTCAGGGAACTTACCGCAAAATACGCGGCAGCGGCTAAAAAGGCTGCTGAAATAGGACTCGGCATAAATGCCGGTCACGATTTGAATCTTGATAATCTGGCGTTTTTCTGCGAAAATGTAAAGCCGGTGATGGAAGTCTCGATAGGACACGCTCTTATATCGGATGCGATTGATATGGGACTGGCTAATGCCGTCAAGGAGTACTGCAGAATACTTGAGAAAAGTGGATAG
- the dapA gene encoding 4-hydroxy-tetrahydrodipicolinate synthase, whose amino-acid sequence MFSGAMVALITPFDGGQVDFNTLDELVQFQLKSGIDGIVPCGTTGESPTLSHTEHKQVIERVVKTVGGKVPVIAGTGSNSTAEAIELTAFAKKVGADASLQVTPYYNKPTQEGFFQHFSAIAEEVDLPVVLYNIPGRCGAGMTPETIARLAKIENIVAVKEATGQLDFSSQIANLCDITILSGDDSLTLPICSVGGKGVISVVANVVPGDVKAMTDLILEGDFVSARKWHNKLFKLSKTMLSLATNPIPVKAAMAMLGMASEEMRLPMTPLDDSQKETLRKLLKDYGLNA is encoded by the coding sequence ATGTTTAGTGGAGCAATGGTAGCTTTAATAACGCCGTTCGACGGCGGCCAGGTCGATTTCAATACTCTTGACGAACTTGTCCAGTTCCAGCTCAAAAGCGGTATAGACGGTATAGTGCCCTGCGGCACAACAGGCGAATCGCCGACGCTGAGTCATACAGAACACAAACAGGTTATCGAACGCGTTGTGAAAACTGTCGGCGGAAAAGTACCCGTAATCGCGGGCACAGGCTCAAATAGTACGGCTGAGGCGATTGAGCTTACGGCATTTGCGAAAAAAGTCGGAGCCGATGCATCGCTGCAGGTAACGCCCTACTATAACAAACCGACGCAGGAAGGTTTCTTCCAGCACTTTTCGGCGATAGCCGAAGAGGTCGATTTGCCTGTGGTTCTCTATAATATACCCGGCAGATGCGGAGCGGGAATGACGCCTGAGACGATTGCCAGGCTGGCAAAAATCGAAAATATCGTCGCAGTAAAAGAAGCAACGGGACAGTTGGACTTTTCGAGCCAGATAGCGAACCTTTGTGATATTACAATTCTGTCCGGCGACGATTCGCTGACGCTGCCGATATGTTCGGTCGGCGGAAAAGGCGTAATCAGCGTTGTTGCCAATGTCGTGCCCGGCGATGTGAAAGCTATGACGGATTTGATACTCGAAGGCGATTTCGTATCTGCAAGAAAATGGCACAATAAATTATTCAAACTTTCCAAAACGATGTTAAGTCTTGCGACAAATCCTATACCGGTAAAAGCCGCGATGGCGATGCTCGGCATGGCTTCGGAAGAGATGCGTCTGCCTATGACGCCGCTGGATGACTCGCAGAAAGAAACGCTGCGTAAACTGCTTAAAGATTACGGCCTGAACGCCTAA
- a CDS encoding ankyrin repeat domain-containing protein, translating to MKRILFSIVCISIVSAAFAEPNVPDMNTQLIQAAKKGDLAAVQNLLDSGADVNAKRNIDGVTALIWAALNGRTEVVKLLLEKGADVNAVSDSGLTALDAAKTQGHTDIVQILKRPNMAIPVTKNVSDSNTENSALYKATYEGNLEEVKSLISNGADVNARWPKRFDSSPLHFTVSKGHENMRTLFEISGFKADEIKDRTKDVNYPRLYADIVSLLIANGADINAKDSFGWMPLHTAAQFGYSDMVKLLVAKGAKIDVFTASAIGDINAVKSFINKDPNEINFTINGYTPLHAAAQCGRMEVVQYLIEKGADINAGYPQKPTPLFSATTKGNVAILELLASKGAKLDSEEFLPLFGAIWAQNKEAIDFLISKGADVNAKDSRGATALIMAADMGYYDICECLIAKGADVNAEDKNGGNVVTSAYMKEHLDVVKLLFEKGADVNEKYKDGQTALMVASEDGHPDIVKLLIEKGTDINTKNNNGKTALDIAKEKNHTDIVQILEKALEVDKFPLCNAANRGNIEKVKELIAKGYNVNERDDANWTPLHRAIQSGNKEIAAILIANGADVNAENNIGGIPIMLAVIRDYNDIFEMLLAKGAQRTIYVAAAQGDIEEVRALLKKDPNLINTPAKNDGWSALHWAAYMGHWDMIKFLIENEADTNIRAIRENSGGEATPLFWAVRKGRLDAAKFLIDKGADVKIKIKGGSTILHCPGTFETAKLLVDNGADVNAKDDHGMTPLHSIADRGGLYVVQNVLFWNNGGNANTWKTDYDKYRDAAEKVTAQIAAMLIAKGADVNAKDEKGNTPLSNAKATNNKALIELLEKYNTTAASGELSAEQTLDSSLNIDCGILYCARDEKNNVSDIFIADPKLHTKINLTRGRLKTEGWSQPWEPVGSPDGQTVVLRQFKRLDNGKKIENRIWLLDMKDQSLQQVPGNFGRAGGFAWSPDSSSFAFYNENEITVCDKKTLNLKTVATEGDTFCWSPDGQWLAFTKKNENTYALQLTSQKNNEKKQVTTGLDTDNICWCPDSQKLAIIKNSQLSIVLLNGEIQKQYGQASNIYSWSHNGAYIAYGTKISEKQRSLRILSLADEQKMQIDFPGDNSNGIWSPESDLLAFWNMMGSDTTLMIVGPDGKNTQKVDSPHLSGFMPPSWLPVRQTKQGYQDENKIKIPAVNEPGSPNSITFKSVEPAPNAFDAWCLEGMIPIGDANAVFWYVVIQPDGQECERRDFPKSAVNRYYKSYFKPGSSKCTPRVFYNKSIKVCVRADKDSVVFEQSDIDFFKFQFFKKNAAGQIDWNPFKTINAVLEP from the coding sequence ATGAAACGAATCCTGTTTTCCATAGTGTGTATTTCTATTGTTTCCGCTGCCTTTGCCGAACCAAATGTACCGGATATGAACACTCAATTAATCCAGGCTGCAAAAAAAGGCGACCTTGCGGCCGTACAAAATCTGCTGGATAGCGGTGCCGATGTAAACGCCAAAAGAAACATCGATGGTGTTACAGCCCTTATATGGGCGGCATTGAACGGGCGTACGGAAGTCGTTAAACTTCTTTTGGAAAAAGGCGCTGATGTTAATGCCGTATCCGACAGCGGCCTGACCGCCCTGGATGCGGCAAAAACTCAGGGCCATACTGACATTGTGCAAATACTAAAAAGACCAAACATGGCTATTCCTGTCACAAAAAATGTATCGGACTCGAACACTGAAAATTCTGCTCTGTACAAAGCGACCTATGAAGGCAATCTTGAAGAGGTTAAATCGCTTATTTCCAATGGCGCCGATGTCAATGCCAGATGGCCGAAGCGATTTGATTCTTCGCCGCTGCACTTTACTGTCAGTAAAGGGCATGAAAATATGCGCACATTGTTCGAAATTTCCGGGTTCAAGGCCGATGAGATAAAAGATAGAACAAAAGATGTAAACTATCCCAGATTATATGCGGATATAGTCTCTTTGCTGATTGCCAACGGCGCAGATATCAATGCGAAAGATTCTTTCGGCTGGATGCCTCTGCATACCGCAGCCCAATTCGGCTATTCAGATATGGTAAAACTGCTTGTTGCCAAAGGTGCAAAAATCGATGTTTTTACAGCTTCAGCGATTGGAGATATCAATGCCGTAAAAAGTTTCATAAATAAAGACCCAAACGAAATTAATTTCACAATAAATGGCTATACTCCGCTACATGCAGCCGCACAATGCGGTCGAATGGAAGTAGTACAATATTTAATTGAGAAAGGAGCTGATATCAATGCCGGGTATCCCCAAAAACCTACGCCATTATTTAGCGCAACGACTAAAGGTAATGTTGCTATTTTAGAATTACTTGCCAGCAAAGGAGCCAAATTAGACAGTGAAGAATTTCTCCCGTTGTTTGGCGCAATATGGGCACAAAATAAAGAAGCAATTGATTTTCTCATATCTAAAGGTGCAGATGTCAATGCCAAAGACAGCCGTGGAGCTACCGCCCTGATTATGGCAGCAGATATGGGCTACTATGATATTTGCGAATGTCTAATTGCTAAGGGCGCTGATGTAAATGCAGAAGATAAAAATGGCGGAAATGTTGTAACATCTGCATATATGAAAGAACATTTGGATGTAGTCAAACTGCTGTTTGAAAAAGGAGCAGATGTCAATGAAAAATACAAAGACGGACAGACTGCGTTAATGGTAGCTTCTGAAGACGGGCACCCCGATATAGTAAAATTACTTATAGAAAAAGGCACTGATATTAATACTAAAAACAACAATGGCAAAACAGCGTTAGATATAGCAAAAGAGAAAAACCATACCGACATCGTGCAAATACTTGAAAAAGCTTTAGAGGTTGATAAATTCCCGCTTTGTAATGCTGCTAATAGAGGTAATATAGAAAAAGTCAAAGAACTTATCGCAAAAGGATATAATGTTAACGAACGAGATGACGCCAACTGGACGCCTCTTCACAGGGCTATTCAATCAGGCAATAAAGAAATAGCAGCGATTCTTATAGCTAACGGCGCAGATGTAAATGCAGAAAATAACATCGGCGGTATTCCCATAATGCTGGCTGTCATACGAGATTATAACGACATATTTGAGATGCTCCTCGCAAAGGGGGCACAAAGAACGATTTATGTCGCAGCCGCACAGGGAGATATTGAGGAAGTTCGGGCATTGTTGAAAAAAGACCCAAACCTGATTAATACGCCGGCTAAGAATGATGGCTGGAGTGCACTGCACTGGGCGGCATATATGGGACATTGGGATATGATTAAGTTTCTTATTGAAAATGAAGCAGATACAAATATCCGCGCCATTAGAGAAAACAGCGGCGGCGAGGCTACTCCTTTATTCTGGGCTGTGCGTAAAGGCCGTTTGGATGCCGCAAAATTTCTCATTGACAAGGGCGCCGATGTTAAAATTAAAATAAAAGGTGGTTCAACAATCCTGCACTGCCCTGGGACCTTTGAAACTGCCAAATTGCTCGTTGACAATGGTGCTGACGTTAATGCGAAGGATGATCACGGAATGACGCCGCTGCACAGCATCGCTGACAGAGGCGGCCTTTATGTAGTGCAGAATGTTCTTTTCTGGAACAATGGCGGTAACGCAAATACATGGAAAACGGATTATGATAAATACCGTGATGCCGCGGAGAAGGTTACTGCCCAAATAGCAGCGATGTTAATAGCCAAAGGCGCTGATGTAAATGCAAAAGATGAAAAAGGCAATACGCCGCTTTCTAATGCCAAAGCGACAAATAATAAAGCCTTAATTGAATTGCTTGAAAAATATAATACGACCGCTGCAAGCGGAGAGCTATCGGCAGAACAAACATTGGATTCATCCCTAAATATAGATTGCGGTATCTTATATTGTGCTCGCGATGAAAAAAATAATGTTTCGGATATTTTCATAGCTGACCCCAAACTGCACACAAAAATAAATCTGACTCGCGGCCGGCTTAAAACCGAAGGATGGAGTCAGCCATGGGAACCTGTAGGTTCTCCTGATGGACAAACTGTTGTGCTTCGCCAATTTAAGCGTCTTGATAATGGGAAAAAAATTGAAAACAGGATTTGGCTGCTCGATATGAAAGACCAGAGCCTGCAACAGGTGCCCGGCAATTTCGGTCGTGCAGGCGGGTTTGCATGGTCGCCGGACAGTTCTTCGTTTGCTTTTTACAATGAAAACGAAATCACCGTCTGCGACAAAAAAACACTCAACCTTAAAACCGTGGCGACTGAAGGCGATACGTTCTGTTGGTCGCCGGATGGTCAATGGCTGGCTTTCACGAAAAAAAATGAGAATACTTATGCGCTGCAACTGACATCACAGAAAAATAATGAAAAAAAACAGGTAACTACCGGCCTTGATACAGATAATATCTGTTGGTGCCCGGATTCCCAAAAGCTTGCTATTATAAAAAATAGTCAACTTTCCATAGTATTATTGAATGGTGAGATTCAAAAGCAGTATGGCCAGGCCAGCAATATCTATAGCTGGTCACATAATGGAGCATACATTGCTTATGGAACAAAAATATCTGAAAAACAAAGAAGCTTACGGATACTGTCATTGGCGGATGAACAAAAAATGCAAATCGACTTTCCCGGCGATAATTCAAACGGTATCTGGTCGCCTGAAAGCGATTTGCTCGCGTTCTGGAACATGATGGGAAGCGATACAACTTTGATGATCGTCGGACCTGATGGCAAAAATACTCAAAAAGTAGATTCACCGCATTTGTCAGGTTTTATGCCGCCTTCGTGGCTTCCTGTTCGGCAAACTAAACAGGGATATCAGGACGAAAACAAAATAAAGATCCCTGCCGTGAACGAACCCGGTTCACCCAACAGCATAACATTCAAGTCCGTCGAACCGGCTCCTAACGCCTTCGATGCGTGGTGCCTTGAAGGAATGATACCTATCGGAGACGCCAACGCAGTGTTTTGGTATGTTGTTATCCAGCCGGATGGTCAGGAGTGCGAAAGACGAGATTTCCCCAAATCGGCCGTGAACAGGTATTATAAATCGTACTTCAAGCCCGGCTCTTCAAAATGTACCCCTCGCGTTTTTTACAATAAGTCTATAAAAGTTTGTGTTCGAGCTGACAAAGACAGCGTTGTTTTCGAACAATCAGATATTGATTTTTTTAAATTCCAATTTTTCAAAAAAAATGCCGCTGGCCAGATAGACTGGAATCCATTTAAAACAATCAACGCAGTC